One Candidatus Polarisedimenticolia bacterium genomic region harbors:
- a CDS encoding ATP-grasp domain-containing protein, with protein sequence MAKLRIAVLYDIWYDDSQEEPPEGKPSRRKKKPDKEDRQEIHEALREAGHSPFYVSIDGTRESLAELAKTECDLIFNLTASWAGDDTKDIHLAAYLDLCGFKYTGAGPFGLHLSQNKSLAKKIFAFHGIRTPFFAAVYRGRLDWAHDDLSFPVIVKPAREDGSIGIEFNAVCESIKELMERIHDIHEKFDSPALIEEYIEGREIYVTVLGNENPIALPVVELDMSKLPEGTPRIAGTEVKWRTGSEAYKKTKSVIPTDLDEKVGRKLQEVALAAYQAVELRDYGRIDMRLAADGKIYVLEVNPNPWLQSKAEVALAAKESGRTYPALIEEIVNLAQARYGP encoded by the coding sequence ATGGCGAAACTGCGAATCGCCGTGCTCTACGACATCTGGTACGACGACTCCCAGGAGGAACCTCCGGAGGGCAAGCCTTCCCGCCGGAAGAAGAAACCGGACAAGGAAGACCGGCAGGAGATCCATGAGGCCCTCCGGGAGGCGGGCCACTCCCCTTTTTATGTCAGCATCGACGGCACCCGGGAGTCCCTGGCCGAGCTGGCCAAGACCGAATGCGACCTGATCTTCAACCTGACCGCCTCGTGGGCGGGGGACGACACCAAGGACATTCATCTCGCCGCCTACCTCGACCTCTGCGGATTCAAGTACACGGGCGCGGGGCCGTTCGGCCTGCATCTGTCGCAGAACAAGTCCCTCGCCAAGAAGATCTTCGCTTTTCACGGGATTCGCACCCCCTTCTTCGCCGCCGTCTACCGCGGGAGGCTCGACTGGGCGCACGACGACCTTTCCTTTCCGGTCATCGTGAAACCGGCGCGCGAGGACGGGTCGATTGGCATCGAATTCAACGCCGTCTGCGAGTCGATCAAAGAGCTGATGGAGCGGATCCACGACATCCACGAGAAGTTCGACTCCCCCGCCCTGATCGAGGAGTACATCGAAGGGCGCGAGATCTACGTGACCGTCCTGGGAAACGAGAACCCGATCGCCCTGCCCGTCGTAGAACTGGACATGTCGAAGCTCCCGGAGGGGACGCCGCGGATCGCCGGGACCGAGGTCAAGTGGCGGACGGGATCCGAAGCCTACAAGAAGACGAAGAGCGTGATCCCGACCGACCTCGACGAAAAGGTCGGCCGGAAGCTCCAGGAGGTCGCCCTCGCGGCCTACCAGGCGGTCGAGCTCAGGGACTACGGGCGCATCGACATGCGCCTGGCCGCGGACGGCAAGATCTACGTGCTGGAGGTGAATCCCAATCCTTGGCTGCAGTCCAAGGCAGAGGTCGCCCTGGCCGCGAAGGAGTCGGGACGGACCTATCCGGCCCTCATCGAAGAGATCGTGAATCTGGCCCAGGCGCGGTACGGCCCCTGA
- a CDS encoding putative zinc-binding metallopeptidase, giving the protein MRGFESATPEVREILGRRIDQLGLKLEGSPVERFVLQLQDEIRRKGLKKFQAVCYLTDEWGCPDQEPIIGIPFYLADPKLATLEKEMNDLEDAREIMMYLRHEAGHALNYAYRLYATPEWRKLFGPFNRRYREHYRPVPFSRRFVRHIEGWYAQKHPDEDFAETFAVWLTPGSGWRKRYRGWPALAKLRYVHRIAREIADREPTVGHGKTDLTVAEMKVTVEEFYQKAARRNRAAVDVAMEGDLLDIFGKPVRRKNGLRPAAEIVQEHREDLTDKIAYWTGVRRPVVRALVESVIRHCGEQKLLGDPAKEAAYLVELTAYGTTLAMNYLTRGRFVLK; this is encoded by the coding sequence GTGCGCGGATTTGAGAGCGCCACCCCCGAAGTCCGGGAGATCCTGGGCCGGCGGATCGACCAGCTCGGGCTGAAGCTCGAAGGATCCCCGGTGGAGCGCTTCGTCCTCCAGCTTCAGGACGAGATCCGCCGCAAGGGGCTCAAAAAGTTCCAGGCGGTCTGCTATCTCACCGACGAGTGGGGCTGCCCCGACCAGGAGCCGATCATCGGAATCCCCTTCTACCTGGCCGACCCCAAGCTCGCCACGCTCGAGAAGGAGATGAACGATCTCGAGGACGCCCGCGAGATCATGATGTACCTGCGGCACGAGGCGGGGCACGCCCTGAATTACGCCTACCGCCTCTACGCCACGCCCGAGTGGAGAAAGCTGTTCGGCCCTTTCAACCGCCGCTACCGCGAGCACTACCGGCCCGTTCCCTTCTCGCGCCGCTTCGTCCGGCACATCGAAGGTTGGTACGCGCAGAAGCACCCCGACGAGGACTTCGCGGAGACCTTCGCCGTCTGGCTGACGCCGGGATCGGGGTGGCGCAAGCGGTACCGGGGATGGCCGGCCCTCGCGAAGCTGCGCTACGTCCACCGGATCGCGCGCGAGATCGCCGATCGGGAGCCGACGGTGGGGCACGGCAAGACCGACCTTACCGTGGCGGAGATGAAGGTCACGGTCGAGGAGTTCTACCAGAAGGCGGCCCGCCGGAATCGCGCGGCCGTGGACGTCGCGATGGAAGGGGACCTGCTCGACATCTTCGGGAAGCCGGTTCGGCGCAAGAACGGCCTGCGGCCGGCCGCCGAGATCGTCCAGGAACACCGCGAGGATCTGACCGACAAGATCGCTTACTGGACCGGCGTGCGGCGTCCCGTCGTCCGCGCCCTGGTCGAGTCCGTCATCCGGCATTGCGGCGAGCAGAAGCTCCTGGGAGATCCGGCGAAGGAGGCCGCGTACCTCGTGGAGCTTACCGCGTACGGCACCACCCTGGCCATGAACTATCTCACGCGCGGCCGTTTCGTACTAAAGTAA
- the sppA gene encoding signal peptide peptidase SppA produces the protein MKVFVRILAVIGGLLIIGLVVGVGIWSILRLGKGIVPGKTILEVDLETGMIEDIPDDPIAALTLREAPVVRDMVEALEKGANDSRVVGLVAKVGAAPVGMAQIQELRDAVIAFRAKKKPAIAYSETFGEVGTGTGAYYLATAFDEIWLQPSGDIGLTGIILESPFVRGTLDKIGVKPRMDHRYEYKNAMNFFTDKKYDPHYREAMERLMNSWFSQIVAGIAKSRHLTEGQVRALADRGPFLGKEAVDAGLVDGLAYRDEVYSKVKKKAGEGAKLLYLRQYLKRAGRPHQQGKTIALVYGVGSVTRGENGYRPMSGETSMGSDSITQAFRTAVADRSVKAIIFRVDSPGGSYVASDTIWRETLKAKQAGKPVIVTMGNLAGSGGYFVAMAADKIVAQPGTITASIGVLGGKMLTSGLWDKLGLSWDEVHTSANATMWTGTHDYSEPEWRRFQAWLDRVYIDFTGKVAEGRKLPKEKVLQIAKGRIWTGEDAKGLGLVDELGGFPAALRLAKKAAGIPEGDDVNLKVYPPKKGPLEMILEEPPENSDPQAAVAALAAGMRELQPAVRQLRSLGILGAERGVLSMPEISPTP, from the coding sequence ATGAAAGTATTCGTTCGGATTTTGGCGGTGATCGGGGGGTTGCTGATCATCGGCCTGGTCGTGGGAGTGGGGATCTGGTCGATCCTCCGCCTGGGCAAGGGGATCGTGCCGGGGAAGACGATCCTGGAAGTGGATCTCGAGACGGGGATGATCGAGGACATTCCCGACGACCCGATCGCCGCCCTGACGCTCCGCGAAGCGCCGGTCGTGAGGGACATGGTCGAGGCGCTGGAGAAAGGAGCGAATGACAGCCGCGTGGTGGGTCTCGTCGCGAAGGTGGGGGCCGCCCCCGTCGGCATGGCTCAAATCCAGGAGCTCCGGGACGCCGTCATCGCGTTTCGCGCGAAGAAGAAGCCGGCGATCGCCTACTCCGAGACGTTCGGAGAGGTGGGGACCGGCACCGGGGCCTACTACCTGGCCACCGCCTTCGACGAGATCTGGCTGCAGCCTTCCGGCGACATCGGGCTCACGGGGATCATCCTGGAGAGCCCGTTCGTGCGCGGCACGCTCGACAAGATCGGCGTGAAGCCCCGGATGGATCACCGCTACGAATACAAGAACGCCATGAATTTCTTCACCGACAAGAAGTACGACCCGCACTATAGGGAGGCGATGGAGCGTCTCATGAACTCCTGGTTCTCCCAGATCGTCGCCGGGATAGCCAAGTCCCGGCACCTGACCGAGGGCCAAGTCCGCGCCCTCGCGGATCGCGGGCCGTTCCTGGGCAAGGAGGCGGTGGACGCGGGGCTCGTGGACGGTCTCGCCTATCGGGACGAGGTCTACTCCAAGGTGAAGAAGAAGGCGGGAGAGGGGGCGAAGCTCCTCTACCTGCGGCAATACCTCAAGCGCGCCGGACGCCCCCACCAGCAGGGAAAGACGATCGCGCTCGTGTACGGAGTCGGGTCGGTCACCCGCGGCGAGAACGGCTACAGGCCGATGAGCGGCGAGACGAGCATGGGATCCGACTCGATCACCCAGGCGTTCCGCACGGCGGTCGCCGATCGCAGCGTCAAGGCGATCATCTTCCGCGTCGACTCGCCCGGGGGATCGTACGTCGCCTCGGACACGATCTGGCGCGAGACGCTCAAGGCGAAGCAGGCGGGGAAGCCGGTCATCGTGACGATGGGGAACCTGGCGGGCTCCGGAGGCTATTTCGTGGCGATGGCGGCCGACAAGATCGTGGCGCAGCCCGGAACGATCACCGCCTCGATCGGAGTCCTCGGCGGCAAGATGCTCACCTCGGGGCTCTGGGACAAGCTCGGGCTCTCGTGGGACGAGGTCCACACCAGCGCCAATGCGACGATGTGGACCGGGACGCACGACTACTCCGAGCCCGAATGGCGGCGCTTCCAGGCTTGGCTCGATCGGGTCTATATCGACTTCACCGGCAAGGTGGCCGAGGGAAGGAAGCTCCCCAAGGAGAAAGTCCTGCAGATCGCCAAAGGGCGGATCTGGACCGGAGAGGACGCCAAGGGTCTGGGACTGGTGGACGAGCTGGGCGGATTCCCCGCGGCCCTGCGGCTCGCGAAGAAGGCGGCGGGCATCCCGGAGGGCGACGACGTGAATCTGAAGGTCTACCCGCCGAAGAAGGGGCCGCTGGAGATGATTCTGGAGGAGCCGCCCGAGAACAGCGACCCGCAGGCGGCGGTGGCGGCGCTGGCCGCCGGGATGCGAGAGCTCCAACCGGCGGTTCGGCAGCTGCGAAGCCTCGGGATCCTGGGCGCCGAGCGGGGAGTCCTGTCGATGCCGGAGATCTCCCCCACGCCCTGA